Below is a genomic region from Catenuloplanes atrovinosus.
TCGAGGTGACCGGCCGGCAGTCGTTCATCGGCACGCCGGCCGCGGTCGCGGAGTCGATGACCTCGTTCGTGCGGCGCGACGCGGCCGACGGGTTCATCCTGGTGCCGCACCTGACGCCGGCCGGGCTGGACGACTTCGTCGACCTGGTGGTGCCGCTGCTCCAGGAGCGCGGCGTGTTCCGCTCCGCCTACCCGGAGGCCGGCTCCACGCTGCGATCACTGCTCGGCCTGCCCCCGGTGTCACCGTCCTCCGTGGCCGCGTTCCGGCGGGGTGAGGCGGCGTGAAATTCCTGCTGATCACGCTCATCACCCAGCTGCCGGACCCGCTCACCGGGGTGCGGCCGACGGCCACCGAGCGCTTCCGGGACGTCATCGACACCGCGGTCCTCGCGGAGGAACTGGGCTTCGACGGTTACGGCGTGGGCGAGCGGCACGAGCGCCCGTTCATCTCCTCGTCCCCGCCGGTCGTGCTCAGCCACGTCGCCGCCCGCACATCCCGGATCCGCCTCTTCACGGCCGTCACCACGCTGGCGCTGCTCGACCCGGTGCGCGCGTTCGAGGACTACTCCACGCTGGACCACCTCTCCGGCGGGCGCCTCGAACTGATCATCGGTAAGGGCAACGGCGCGGCGCAGCGCACGCTCTACCACGTCACGCCGGAGGACCAGTGGGACCGCAACCGGGAGGCGTACGAGCTGTTCCGGCAGCTCTGGCGCTCCGATCGGGTGACGTGGTCCGGGCGGTACCGGCCACCGCTGGTGGACGCGGAGACCTGGCCCCGGCCGCTGCAGCAGCCGATCCGGGTGTGGCACGGCAGCGCCACCAGCCGCGAGTCGGTGGACCTGGCCGCGAGGTACGGCGACCCGCTGTTCTCCGCCAACGTCAGCAACCCGATCGAGCCGTACGCCGAGCTGATCGACCACTACCGCGAGCGGTGGGCGCACTACGGGCACGACCCGGCGGACGCACTGGTCGGCGCCGGGACCGCGGGCTACTACGCGGCCCGCACCTCGCAGGAGGCGATCAAGACCTGGCAGCCGATCTTCGAGGCGCGGCAGGAGGCGTTCCGGCGGATCGGCGTGGAACCGGTCTTCACCTCGGTCGAGGACGCGGTCGAGCGCAGCTCCGCGCTGGTCGGAAGCCCGCAGCAGATCATCGAGAAGGTCCAGCGGTACCACGAGCGGTTCGGCCACGAGGTCATCCACCTGCACGCGGACCGCGACGGACTGACCGCCGAGCAGCATCGGGAGACGCTCGCGCTGTTCCAGAGCGACATCGCGCCCGCGCTGCGTTCCCTCATCCCCAGCCGGCCGTTCCCCGGGAGTCCGTCATGACCACGCCGCTGTCCGTGCTGGACCTCTCGCCCGTACCGTCCGGATCGGGGGTGGCCGACGCGCTGCGGAACACGCTGGACCTGGCCCGGCACGTCGAGGAGTTCGGCTACCACCGCTACTGGCTGGCCGAGCACCACTTCGCGCCGGGCGTGGCGAGCTCCGCGACGGCCGTGCTGATCGGCGCGGTCGCGGGCGCCACCCGGCGCATCCGGGTGGGCTCCGGCGCGGTGCAGGTCGGGCACCAGACCGCGCTGTCCGTGGCCGAGGCGTTCGGCACGCTCGACGCCCTGTACCCGGGCCGGATCGACCTCGGCCTCGGGCGCTCCGGCCAGCGGCGCACCGAGGCCTCGGCCGGCGAGCGGCCGTCGCC
It encodes:
- a CDS encoding LLM class flavin-dependent oxidoreductase, whose protein sequence is MKFLLITLITQLPDPLTGVRPTATERFRDVIDTAVLAEELGFDGYGVGERHERPFISSSPPVVLSHVAARTSRIRLFTAVTTLALLDPVRAFEDYSTLDHLSGGRLELIIGKGNGAAQRTLYHVTPEDQWDRNREAYELFRQLWRSDRVTWSGRYRPPLVDAETWPRPLQQPIRVWHGSATSRESVDLAARYGDPLFSANVSNPIEPYAELIDHYRERWAHYGHDPADALVGAGTAGYYAARTSQEAIKTWQPIFEARQEAFRRIGVEPVFTSVEDAVERSSALVGSPQQIIEKVQRYHERFGHEVIHLHADRDGLTAEQHRETLALFQSDIAPALRSLIPSRPFPGSPS